In Gordonia sp. SL306, the genomic window GACGACCGCCGTTTCGCGGCATCCACGTGTTCGTCTCCGGTAGCACGACCGACTGGTATCGGCCGGTCTTCGACGGCGACATCATCTACTCCTTCGAAGGTTTCGACAAGGTGGAACTGAAGGAATCGGAGTTCGCCGGACGCTCCCTGCTGGTGACCCGGATTCACGTGCAGTTCAATCAACGGGCCGAGATCGTCCAGATCCAGCGCGTGCTCACCATCCACACCGAGCGACACGAGTCGAAGAAGCGCAAGAAGTACGACACGATCGAGCGGGCCACGTACACCCCCGAAGAGATCGCCGCGATCGACGAGATCTATGCCGCCGAGCAACGTCGGGGCGCCGAGCCGCGATACTGGGAGGACGTACAGGTCGGCGAATCCCTCCCGACGATGGCCAAGGGCCCGCTAACGGTGACCGACATGGTTGTCTTCCATTCCGGTGGATATGGTTTCGCGCCCTACACGCCGTGTACAGGTCGGCTCTGGCATCAGAACCGGCAGCGCATCGGTGCCTTCTACATTCCCAACGAGCAGGGTGTGCCGGACGTGGCGCAGCGGATCCATTGGGATGCCGAATATGCCCGTTCGATCGGGCTGCCCGCGTCCTACGACTACGGGATGATGCGCGACTGCTGGCTCACACATGTGCTCACCGATTGGATCGGCGACGACGGCTGGATCGACTCGATGTCGAGTCAGATGCGCAGATTCAACTATCTGGGCGATACGCATACGTTCACCGGTGAGGTCGTCGGCAAACGGGTGGAGGACACCCGTCATCTCGTCGACATCGAATTCCGAGGCACCAGTCAACGCGACGAGGTGACATGCCCGGCGACCGCCACGGTGTCGCTGCCGAGCCGGGAGGCAGGGTTGGCCACGCTGCGTAAGCCGCCGGCCGAACTGGAGGCGATCGCCGCCCAGATGATCAAGCGGCACGGCGAATTACGCGCCGCCAAGCGGGCCGGGCAGGTCTGAGAGCACTGACCACCACGGGTCCCGGTCTTCCGGAACCCGTGAACGAGATTCGTGAAGGAGAATCGGGATGCGATTGACGGACCACACATTTTTGGTGACCGGCGGCGCCTCGGGCCTCGGCGCCGCGACAGCCGGGGCGATCGTCGATGCGGGTGGCCGCGTGGTCATCGCGGATCTGCAATCGTCAGACGGCAAGGCAACCGCGGAACGACTGGGACCGGCCGCGGTGTTCGCGCCCGTCGACGTGACCGACGAACAGAGCCTTGCCGATGCACTCGACGCCACCGAGGCCCACGGTCCGTTGCGCGGCGCCGTGCACTGCGCCGGCCGCGGCGGAGACCGCCTCCGTATCCTCGACAAGGCGGGAGATCCAGCGCCCCTCCAGAGTTTTCGCGATGTCCTGGAGGTGAATCTCATCGGGACGTACAACGTGCTGCGGCTCGCCTCGGCGCGCATCGCACGTAATGACCCGATCGACACCGAGCGCGGCGCCATCGTCCTGACGGCGTCGGTGGCCGCCTTCGACGGTCAGATCGGCCAGACCTCGTACACCGCGTCCAAGGCAGGGGTCCACGGCATCACGCTGGTCGCCGCACGGGATCTGGCCAGTGTCGGAATCCGGGTCAACACCATCGCCCCGGGCACCTTCGACACGCCGATGCTCGCCCGGTTGCGAGACGACATCCGCGACGGACTCGCGGCGTCGGTGCCCTTCCCCAAGAGGCTCGGTCTGCCAGAGGACTACGCGGGGATGGCGCTCACGTTGTTGCAGAACGCCTACGTGAACGGTGAAACGGTGCGTCTGGACGGCTCGATCCGGATGGCCCCGCGATGACCGATCAGGCCACGACGGCAGCTCAGGCCACGACAACGGATCAGGCCGGCGAGCAGGTGCCGGAAATCCTCACCGAGGTGACCGATGGCGTCCTGATCATGACCATCAATCGTCCGCGGCAACGCAATGCGATGACCAAGAGCGCCGCCGAGGAGCTCGCCGCCGCGCTGGATCGTCTCGACGACGACCCCGGCATCGCGGTCGGAGTGCTGACCGGTAGCGGGGGAACATTCTGTGCAGGAATGGATCTCAAGCGTTTTCAGCTCGGCGAGCGTCCGGTGGTGGAAGGGCGCGGGTTCGGCGGGCTGGTGCAGTCGCCGCCGGCGAAACCGCTGGTCGCGGCCGTCGAGGGCTGGGCGCTCGGCGGCGGTTTCGAGATGGTCCTCGCGGCCGATCTGGTCGTGGCGGGCGAGAGCGCCGCGTTCGGTTTGCCGGAGGTCAAGCGTGGCCTGATCGCCCGGGCAGGCGGCATCTTCCGGACACCTCAGGTGTTGCCGCGGGCGGTTGCGCTCGAACTGCTGTTGACCGGTGAGCCCATGAGCGCCACACAGGCGGAGCGCCATGGCCTGATCAATCGGGTGGTCCCCGACGGGCAGGCAGTCGAGGTGGCACGGGAACTCGCGTCCACGATCGCGGCCAACGCACCCCTGGCCGTCCGGGCGAGCAAGGCGGTGGCGCTGAGTTCGCGCACCTGGAACGACGACGAGGCCTTTGCGGGTCAGGTCGCGTTCACCGATCCGGTCTTCGCGTCCGAGGACGCGAAAGAGGGGCCGGCCGCCTTCGCCGAGCGGCGAGCGCCCCGATGGAAAGGGCGTTGACGATTCTCGTCAGGTGAGCAGTACGACGGATCGGCAGGCGTGATCTCACGCCTGCCGATCCGATGTGGTGGAGGCTCGGCAGGTCAACGGCCGAGATGGCTGTCCAGCAACAGCTGTGCGGTGGACGTGTAGTCGCCGTATCCGCCACGGAAGAAGAGCAGCGGGCGTTTCACGGATGCCACGGTCAGGTCCTGTATCCGACCCACGACGAGGAAGTGGTCGCCGAGTTCCACGGTCTTCTCGATGGTGCAGTCGACCCAGGCCACGACACCGTCGAGGATCGGGTTGCGGTACTCGGATTGCTCCCACTTCACCCCCGTGAACCGATCAGCGCCGCGCTTGGACATCTGACGGCACAGCCATTCCTGATCAGAGGCCAGAGCGTTGGCGCAGAACCGGCCCGCATCGAGGATCTTGGGCAGCGTGGTCGAGGACCGATCCACCAGAAACGAGACGAGCGGCGGGTCCAGTGAGACAGAGGTGAACGACCCCACCACCATTCCGGCCGGTTCGTCGGCGGTGACCATGGTGGTCACCGCCACGACTCCGGTGGGGAAATTGCCGAGGACGTCACGCAGGTAACGCGCCTCGAAGACCTGAGCAGTGTTGGGGTCGTCCATCGTTCCTGTCCTGTTCGTTCGGCGGCGGTCGCCCTCAGATGGTCACCAGCATCCCGGGTGGCGTCTCGAGGCCCATCTTGTGCAGGGAGTTCGAGTGGTAGGCGACACCGTCGACGTGGATCATGTGCTGCAATCCGACATGGGCGTCGCGCCAGTACCGCTGCATGGGACTGCTCTTGCGGATGGCGACGCCGCCCGATCGCGCGAAGATCTCGTCGAGCGCGGACACGGCCCGCCACGCGCACCGAACCTGGTTGCGACGCTGGTTCGATCGTTCCTCGGTGGTCGGGGTACCGCCGTTCTCGATGATGTCGTGTAGGCGGCCGATGCCCTCGATCAGCTGCACCCGCGACGCCTCGATCTCGGCGGCGGCCTCGCCTGCCGCGTGCAGCACGTAGGGATCGTCGCGGACCTGGACACCCGTGACCGCGACGCGGTCCTTCTGAATCGCGAGGTGGGTGGCCAGGGCGCCTTCACAGATGCCGATCACGGCGGCCGTGATGCCCAGCGGGAACATCACGCCGAAGGACAACTTGTACACCGCCTCCTCGCGTCCCGAACGTGCCGACGCGGTCCCGTCGGAGATGTCGCTCTGGGTGACGGTGCGATAGGCGGGTACGACGGCCTTGTCGACGACGACATCCTTGCTGCCGGTCCCGCAGAGCCCGACGACATCCCACGAATCGTCGATGAGCTGGTAGTCGGACCGGGGGAGTACGACGTGCATGACCTCCGGCGGCATCAGGGGTTTGCCCGACCCATCGCCCTTCATCGCTCCGAGGAAGTCCCATTGGCAGTGGTCGGAACCCGACGAGAACGGCCAACGCCCGCTGAGTACGAACGAATCGTTCTCGACCGGATCGGCGATGCCGTTGGGCATGTACGGCGAGGCCACCCAGGTGTCCGGGTCGTCGCCCCAGATCTCCTGCTGGAGGCGCCGGTCCATCTGTGCCAGCTCCCAGGGATGGACGCCGACGACGCCCGCGACCCAACCGGCCGCAGGGTCGTTTGCGGCGATCGCCATGACGGCCGCCGCGAAGTCGCGCGGATGCGCCGCATAGCCACCGAAATCGGTGGGCTGCAGCATCCTGATGACACCTGTCTGCCGGAGCAGGTCCGCTGTCTTGTCGCTGAGTTTGCCCAGCTTCTCGTTCTCCTCGGCCAGGGCCGCCAGTTCCGGGCCCAGCTCCTCGATGCGCTTGATGACTTCGTGTGCCATGCCGTCGTACCTCTGACTTCCTTCTCGTGCTTGTCCCCGCCCGGCGGCAGGATGTCCCGATTCTGTTTCGTCGGATCGTCGCGCGCCCGGTTCTGTCCGCTCAGTGGGAACTGCCGGCGACGACACGCTCATCTCGTTTCACGAGTGAGGAATTCGAGGACGACGCGTTCGAAGTCCTGCTTCTTCTCGACCTGAATCCAGTGCCCGCACTGGGAGAAGGTGTGCAACTCGACGTCGGGCAGCCAGCGGTTCGCGAAGTGCGCCTGGTCGTAGGGGAGCATCCGATCCTCTCGGCCCCACAGCATGAGTGTCGGCGTGGTGATGGAATCCGGACGCTTCCAGAGGGGCGTGTAGGTCTCGCGCAGGGTGGGGTTGAACATGGCACCGAAGATGGCTCGTGTCCGGTCGATGACGCCGTCGGCGGTGGCATTGCGCATCCGTTCGTCGACCAACTCGTCGGTGACGAGGGACTTGTCGTGAACCATGGTGTTGATCCACTCGACCATGCGCTCACGGGTGGGATCGGAGAGGAAGGCGAACAGTCGCTGGAAGCCCTCGCTCGGTTCGGTCTGGAACATGCTCACCGACATGCCTCCGGAGCCCATGATCGCCATGCGCTCGACCCGATCGGGGAGGTGTCCGGCCATCTCCGCGGCGATGGCTCCGCCCATCGAATTGCCGACGAACACCGCGGATTCGATGTCGAGCTCGTCCATCAGCCGTGCAATCCAGCGTGCGCCGGCGAGCGTGTACACCTCTTTCAGCTCGGGCAGGGACGTCCCGCCGAAGCCGGGGAGGTCGGGCATCACCACACGGAAATGCTCGGCGAAGAACGGGAGGTTGCGGCTGAAGTTCGACCATGCGGTCACACCCGGGCCGGAGCCGTGGAGCATCACGAGCGGACGACCTGACCCGGCCTCGTGATAGTGGAAATCGAGGCCGTCGATCGTCGTGGTGGCGGAGGTCGTCTCGTAGGTCAACTCGGCAGTCATGTCTTCCGGCCTCTCGTCGGGGTGTCACCGGTGCGGGTGGGTAGTGGAAAGCTTTTGTGGCACTGCTGTGTCCGATCACGTGCACTGCCTATCGCGGGTGCTCGACCGGCGTTCGGTACCCGAGACCTCAGACGCGACGTTAGGCCGCCGTGTGCACCGCGGGGAGGTCGATCCCGGACACCGGGACCGGTGAACCTGCGTCGTCCACGATCACCTGGTGCGCCCGGAATCGTTCCATCACTTATAGCACTTGTTCAACTATGAGAACCAGCGAATCCGATACCTGACCGGGAGGTCGTCGCCGGTCTCGCTCAGTGGAACTTATATGGGCGCCCAGGGGCAACCCGGCCACACTTGGTGAAGGCTTCGACTAGGTGAACCAGGTCAGGAGAGGGGCGGCGTGTGAGCGACGTGGTCGTCTCGGATCCGGAGGAGTCCGGAACGGGCGCGCCGAACGCGCCGCACGTCCCGGGGGAACAGGGGCTGTGGGTCTTCCTCCTGGGCGACATGGTGATCTTCGCGGTGATGTTCGTGGCCTTCCTTGCCGATCGCGCCAAGGACCCGGATCTGTTCGGGGCGGCTCGGGAATCGCTCGATCTCACCATCCCGGTGACGAACACGATGGTGCTGCTCGTCAGCTCGCTCGTGGTCGCGATCGGCCTGACGAGCGTGCGTTCGGCAGATCATCGCAGGGCGGCAGCGGTCTTCGCGATGGCGATGTCGTGTGCCATCCTCTTCGTCGTGCTCAAGGCCGTCGAGTACGTCCACCTCGTTCACGGCGGCGACGGACCGGATTCGAATCCCTATTTCATGTGGTTGTTCATCCTCACCGGCATCCACCTCTCCCATGTCGTGGTCGGTGTGGTGGTCCTCGGGATCCTGTTGCAGCGAGCACGTCGAGCGGTGCCGGCGGATGGCCGCGGGCGCATGTTCTACGAAGGGGGAGCGTGCTATTGGCACATGGTCGACCTGCTGTGGATGGTCCTCTTCCCGCTGGTCTACCTGGTGGCGTGATCGCATGACACTCAGCGAAGTCGTGGGCCGACGGTACGTACGGACGTGGCTGATCCTCGTTCTGTTGGCGGTGGTCATCCCGATCGTCAGTCGGCAGACCCACGCCGGAACGGCAGCGACGGTGGTGGTTCTCGCCCTTGCCGCATACAAGGTCCGGTTGGTGGGGCTCGACTTCATGGAGATCAGAAGCGCACCGAAAGGCTTGCGGTGGGCCTTCGAAACCTATTGCGTCGGACTGTGGGTCGTACTCGCAGGCGCATTTCTGCTGCTGTGAGCGGCGCGAGTGAATCCGGGCATCGGAGCAACGAGAGAAAACACAGGAGGAAGTCATGTCGGACAACGAAGAGAACTATGACGTCGTGGTGGTCGGATCCGGCGGAGGCGGGTTGATCGGCGGGTACATCGCCGCTTCCCGCGGCCTGCGGACCCTCGTCATCGAGAAGACGGATCAGGTGGGCGGCACCACGTCGTATTCTGGTTCCGGCCTGTGGTTTCCGGGCAGTGCGCCCACCAGGCGAGCGGGCATCGACGACACCGATGTGGAGGCGGCGCGACAGTACATGCGGAAAGCGGTGAACGATCCCGGCCGCGAGGAGTTACAGGATGCCTACCTGTCGGCCGGTATCGCGCTGATCGACGAACTCGAACAGAGTGAGTGGTTCCAAACGTTCGAACATCAGCCGGTCCCGGACTATCTCGACCATCTGGAGGGAGCGACTCCGCACGGTCGAAGCATCTTCCCACCGCCCATCGCGGTGAACGAGCTGGGCGACAAGGCTTCCATCGTGCGGAAGTCGATCTATACGGAGCGCTATGGGCACACCGAGGACGAGATGTTCGTCGGAGGGCGCGCCCTCATCGCGCGAGCGTTGTCTGCCTTCCTCGAGACCGGGAATGGCGTGCTCAAGCTGAACACCGCACTCACCGGACTCGTCGTGGATGGTGACCGGATCGTGGGCGTCGAGGCGCTGAGCGACGGCGAGCCGGTGCGGTTGCGCGCCGCGCGGGGGGTCCTCCTGGCGGCCGGCGGGTTCGAGCACAATGCCGAACTGCGAGCCAAGTACGGCACGTTGCCGTCCAATGCGGAGTGGTCCGACGGAGTCGACTCGAACGTTGGCGATGCCCTCGTGGCAGGCATCGCGGTGGGCGCGGAGACGGACCTGATGGACGAGGCCTGGTACGTGCCCGGCACCGTCCAGCCCGACGGAAAGCCGGTGTTCCAGAGCGGTATCCGCGGAGGTATCTGGGTGAACGGTGCCGGTGAACGATTCGTCAACGAGCTCCGTCCGTACGACCAGGCAGGCCATGTGATCCGCGACGGAGAGCGTGAGGCGGAAGGCTCGCACGCTCCCGCGTACTGGGTGTTCGACCACAAGGCGTTCGAACGAGACGGATTCGGTGGCAAAGGTCCTGATGTTCCGGTGTCGGCAGAGTGGTTCGAGTCCGGAGCACTCAAGAAAGCCGACAGCCTCGAAGAGCTCGCCGAGCTGATCGGCGTACCGCCCGCCGCGCTGGTCGATTCCGTGAAGACCTTCAACGGATATGTCGAGGACGGTGTCGACGAGGAGTTCCACCGGGGCGAGAGTGCCTGGGACCAGATGTTCCAGTTCATCGTCGGGTACCCGGCCCTGCCGGAGCAGAACTTCGTGGTTCCGTTGCCTGCTGAAGGTCCCAATCCGCTGCTGACGGCCACCGACACCCCGCCGTACTACGCGGCGACCATCCTGCTCTCCGATATCGGGACGAAGGGAGGGCTCAAGACCGACGCGAGCGCACGGGTGTTGGGTGCCGATGGTCAGCCCATCGGGGGGTTGTACGCGACGGGCAACACGATGGCGGCGATGTCGGGCCCGGTGTATCTGGGCGCGGGGACACCGATCGGGTCGTCGCTGGCCTTCGCCTACCGCGCCGCCCTCGACCTGGCGGATACCACGGAATGAGGTGACGTGTCGGCGTGACGGTCGGCCACCCACTTGAGCCACGGTTCCTCAGGGAACCGTGGCTCTTCGGTCTCTGACGGCTCGGTCTCCGATGGCTGCGCGATGCGGCCGATGTCGATCCCAGAGGGCAGCAACGAAAAGGTGCTCCCACGGAATCCGCGGGAGCACCTCGGTCGGGCCGGCGACGGGTGTGCGAGGCCCGCAGGTCAGACGAGGACGGGCACTGCCTCGTCGGCGGTCTCTGCTTCCTCGGACTTGACGGCCTTGAGGAGGAGAAGAGGTGTCGCCACCTTCCAGACCAGGTACGCGAGACACGGAAGCCAGAAGGCGAACAACCCATTCCAGGCCAGCGGTCCGGACGTGAACACATAGATGAACGCGCCCGGAGCGAGTACCACGGCGAGGATGAAGTTGAGGTAGGCGAACCAGCGCGGGAAGATCGGCTCGGTGCGTTTGTCGATGAGCACTGCGATACCGATCACGACGCACTGCAGGCAGAAGATGAATGCGAAACCGACGTAGGCGAAGTAGAACAGGTCGGTCATCAGCTGCAGGATCTCCGGTGACCTGTCCGCGGCGCGATAGGCGGCCGCCGAGAGGATGAACATCGGGTAGAAGAACCCGATCGGTGCCACGACACCGGTGAGGACCTGGGTCATGGTGAGCACTCCCCAGCCGCGCTCGATACGGCGCATCTGCCAACTGGTGGTCACCACGAAGAAGTATTCCAGCGGGATGACGAAGGAACAGATGACCGTGGTCCAGAGGATTCCGGAACGGTTGTCCACCATCCAATCCTTGACCTGCTGGCCCGACCATTCGGGGTCGATGGGTGGCTGGACCTTCGACAGCATGAAGAAGCACACGCCGACCACGGCCATGACGAGAAACCCCGACCACGCCGAGAAGCGTTGGAACTTATACAAGTAGCCCTTGTCTACATCCACTTCACCGTCTCCTTGGTTTGATTGTGGTTGTGCCGCTGCGAGAGATGGGTCGACAGACGGCGGACACATCACAGTGTGATGAACGCCGCACGGGTGCCAGTGCGCGATTCCGTTCACCGGGACGGGACCGACATGCGAACGCTCCGAGGCGTTCCCGGTGAGCGAGATCGTTTCTGTCCCGCGGGTACCGTGTCCCTACGCTTCTGGTCAGGTGCTTTGTCGAAAACGTGTGAGGAGAACGGATCATGACCGAAGCAGGGCCCGAACGGCCACGGCTCGCGCATTGTGGGGCCATCGCGCTGGGCACACCCAGACTCGAGACATCAGTCGGATTCTTTCGCGACATATTGGGTATGGAAGAAGTCGAAAGGGTCGGTGACACCGTCTATCTCCGTGGCTACCAGGAGATGAAGCACCACTCGCTCGTCTTGTTCCAGAACGAGACCGCGACCGTGGATTCGTACAGTTTCCGGGTACAACGGCCGCAGGACGTCGAGTTGTTCTACCACGAACTCGTCGCCCAGGACGTGGAGGTCGTCGAGCTGCCGTCCGGTCACCAATCGGGACGGGGCACCGCGATCCGCTTCCTGGTGCCGCACGCGGGTCATGCATTCGAGCTCTACTACGACATCGAGGCCCCGAAGGCCCCGGAGGAGATCCGCTCGAAGCTGCTCAGCAATTCGTCGCGGCGTCGTGGCCTCGGCGTCCGCCGGCTCGATCACTACAACATCCAGGCCAATCTGGAGAACGTCGGCAAGGCCGAGGAATGGCTGCGCGAGAACATGGGATTCAAGCGGCGCGAATTCGTCTACATGCCGGAGGCCGACGACATGCTGATCGCGTCGTGGAACTCGGCGACCTCGCAGGTCCACGATCTCGCGATCGCGATGAGCATGACCGGCGAGGACGCCCAGCTCCATCACGTCGCCTTCAACATCGAGAACCACAGCGATCTGCTCGTGGCGGCGGACACGCTTCGTGATCTCGACGTCAAATTCCATTGTGGGCCTGGAAAACACGGCATCGGGCAGGCAATGTACCTCTACCTCGAGGAGCCGGGTTCCGGACACCGGATCGAGCTTTACTCCGGTAGCTACCACATCTTCGATCCGGATTGGGAAGCACTGGGATGGACGCCCACCAATCCGGACGGGATGACGTGGTTCGGTCAGGAGCTCGACGTCACGCAGGGCGGCTCGATGGCGTCATCGACCGATTCGGTGTCGTCGGTGACGTCACTACTCGGTCAAGCGGCGGCGGTCGGGCAGGCCTGACGCCCGTTGCGAGAGAGTCTGACGCCGTGAGCAATTCGGAATCTCGACCACCGGGATGCTGGCTGACCGTGTGTTCGGACCCTCTTTAATCTGACCGAAGACCCGCGGGCACGGCACTCGCACAATTCCCACGTTCGAAGCTCGATCTGGACAAAGTCGAAGACGGAGAGCAGATGTCCAACCAACGTTATCTACACCTGAACCTGGTCGGCAACGAGATCAATCACCACCAGGGCGCACCCGCGTACGAGCGCGACCACGGCAGCGGCCCGAGCCGGCGCAACGCCTATCTTCCGATCCTGGAGATGGGCCGGCTCGCCGAGGAAGGCCTGTGCACGGCCATGTTCCTCGGCGACATCGCGGGTACCGCAGGGTCGCCCGCGCCGGATCACGGCCCTCCGGAGCCCATCACCGCGTTCGCGGCGCTCGCCTGCCAGACCCGATACCTCGGCCTCATCGCCACCGCCTCGACGTCGTTCTACGACCCGTACAACCTCGCCCGGCTCCTCGGCTCACTCGATCAGATCTCCAACGGCCGCGCCGGCTTCAACGCGGTCACCAGCGTCAGTGAGGAATGGGCGCTGAACTACAGCAAGGAAAGCCATCCGGACCGCAAGACCCGCTACCAGATCGCCGACGAGTTCCTCGATGTGGTGACCGGCCTCTGGGAGAACCGCGAACTGCGGTTCGATCCCGACGGCATCAGGCGCTTCTATGCCGATCCGATCAACCACCAGGGCAAGAACTATCAGGTCCTCGGCCCCCTCAACGTTGCGCCGAGCCCGCAGGGCCGCCCGCTGATCGCGCAGGCCGGGGGTTCTGGCCCGGGTATCAAGGTCGCGGCCAAGCATGCAGAGATGGTGTTCACGAATGCGAACACGCGTGAGCAGGCGGCCGAATACCGGGCGCAGCTCGACCAGGCACTGGCCGAGGCCGGCCGCGCGCAGGGTACCGTCCCGGCGATCCCCGGTCTGATCCCGTATCTCGGCCGGACGCTCGCCGAGGCCGAGGAGAAGCAGCGCGAGCTCGATCAGCATGTGGACTACGAGCTGTACGCGCCGTTCGCGCTGGTCCAGTTCGGGCTGGAGTACACGTTCGACAGCATCGATGATCCGTTCCCGCTCGACCAGCTCCCGAAGCCGGAGGACGTCCAGGACACCATCAAGAGCACCTACGGCAACTACGTCGGCCTCTACACCTGGATCACCGAGCATCCCGGTGCCACGGTGCGCGACGTGACCGCTCACTCGTTGGCCAGGGGCGGTGCGCAGCACCGTAAGTTCATCGGTTCCTACGACGATTTCGTCGAGGATCTGGCGACCTGGCACGCGGACGGTCACGTCGGTGGTTTCAACCTGATGTTCCCCACGGGGGTGATCGACATCCGTGAGTTCGTCGACGAGGTGGTTCCCCGTCTGATCGACCGGGGCATCTATCGAGGACGGCCCGACTCGCGTCCACTTCGTGAGCGATTCAGCGCGTGAGCATCCGGCGCGACATGGAGGCTCACAGCCAGTGATCACGTTTCGCGGCAACACCTTCGGTCAGATTCTCTCGAAAGAGGTGAGTACGAGATGACGCTCCCCGAACAGGCCCCGGGGCCGCAGCCAGAGGCCTATGACCCGGAATGGGTACGCGAGAAGTACGCGTACGAACGCGCCAAGCGGCTGCGGTCGGACGCTGTCGGACAGTTCATCGAGGTGACTGCCGAGTTCTCGCACTACGCGGATGATCCCTACACGGAGTTCGTCGAGCGCGACCCCGTCGATGACGAGGTGCAGGTCCTCGTCATCGGCGCCGGGCTGGGCAGTCTGATCGCGGCTGTCCGGTTGCGGGAGGCCGGATTCGACGACATCCGAATCGTCGACAAGGCGGGTGACGTCGGTGGCACCTGGTACTGGAACCGCTATCCGGGCGCCCAGTGCGACATCGAGTCGTACATCTACATGCCCATGCTCGAAGAGCTGGACTACATTCCCGAGCGCCGGTACGCATTCGGCCCGGAGATCCGCAAACACTGTGTGGGGATCGCCGAACACTACGATCTCTATCGCAATTCGCTCCTGCAGACCGCTGTGACGGAGATGGTATGGGACGACAGCGCACGGAAGTGGACGGTGACGACGGATCGGGGGGACCGGATCAGAGCGACCATCGTTCTGGTCTCGCCCGGGCCGCTGAGCAGGCCGAAGCTGCCCGGTATCCCCGGCATCAACTCTTTCGGAGGACACACCTTCCACACGAGTCGCTGGGACTACTCGTACA contains:
- a CDS encoding VOC family protein — protein: MTEAGPERPRLAHCGAIALGTPRLETSVGFFRDILGMEEVERVGDTVYLRGYQEMKHHSLVLFQNETATVDSYSFRVQRPQDVELFYHELVAQDVEVVELPSGHQSGRGTAIRFLVPHAGHAFELYYDIEAPKAPEEIRSKLLSNSSRRRGLGVRRLDHYNIQANLENVGKAEEWLRENMGFKRREFVYMPEADDMLIASWNSATSQVHDLAIAMSMTGEDAQLHHVAFNIENHSDLLVAADTLRDLDVKFHCGPGKHGIGQAMYLYLEEPGSGHRIELYSGSYHIFDPDWEALGWTPTNPDGMTWFGQELDVTQGGSMASSTDSVSSVTSLLGQAAAVGQA
- a CDS encoding NtaA/DmoA family FMN-dependent monooxygenase (This protein belongs to a clade of FMN-dependent monooxygenases, within a broader family of flavin-dependent oxidoreductases, the luciferase-like monooxygenase (LMM) family, some of whose members use coenzyme F420 rather than FMN.), yielding MSNQRYLHLNLVGNEINHHQGAPAYERDHGSGPSRRNAYLPILEMGRLAEEGLCTAMFLGDIAGTAGSPAPDHGPPEPITAFAALACQTRYLGLIATASTSFYDPYNLARLLGSLDQISNGRAGFNAVTSVSEEWALNYSKESHPDRKTRYQIADEFLDVVTGLWENRELRFDPDGIRRFYADPINHQGKNYQVLGPLNVAPSPQGRPLIAQAGGSGPGIKVAAKHAEMVFTNANTREQAAEYRAQLDQALAEAGRAQGTVPAIPGLIPYLGRTLAEAEEKQRELDQHVDYELYAPFALVQFGLEYTFDSIDDPFPLDQLPKPEDVQDTIKSTYGNYVGLYTWITEHPGATVRDVTAHSLARGGAQHRKFIGSYDDFVEDLATWHADGHVGGFNLMFPTGVIDIREFVDEVVPRLIDRGIYRGRPDSRPLRERFSA